CCGGACCCAGGTGAACATGCTGACTATGAAGGTGAAGACGATTTCGAGCTCGATGTTCTGGACGAGACGGTACCCGCCATGAATGGGGCTGTTCTCGTTCTCGCCTTCCATGTCATGCTGGGCATAGTCATGGTGGTCATCCTGATATCACAATTCATTGCCAACCTCGGAACCATCAAAGTGACATAAAAAAGACGACTATGTGAGTTTCCTTCGCCACTAAGACATGCCCCTCCATGGCTTTGCATCATGCCTGACACTTGAAGTGCAGGCTCCGCTATGCAGAGAGAGCAGTCTTGGCTGTTACAGACTTACTTTCATGAGAACGAGACTATCCGTGATACAATGAGATATTGACGTGCTACGAGACAGATGATCTAATAGAAGAATAAAATACTTATTAAATAATGATTGGAACATACTGAGTGTACGTTTTTTGCGCTTAAAGGAGAGCGGCCATGACGGCGGCACCGACAACAACGGCACCGACGGTGTTAAGGGCACCCATgttggccttctcggcagTAGCGGAGCCGGCAGTGGTGGGGACGGCCTCAGACGCAGAAGCAACGGTGGCAGAGGCCTCAGAAGCAGAGCCGGAGGCTGAGGTGATGGTCACATTGCTGACGGCCTTGGTAGTAGAGgcaacagaagaagacgggCCAACGGTAGTGTTGACGAAGGACTTCGTAGAGTTGACCACAACGGGGGTAGAAGAAACCGCGGGGACGGTGGAGTTGGCAACACCGGTAGCGGTAGCGTTGCCAAAGCCGGTATGGTTCTTACCGAGAAGACCGAAAGTGGGCTCAGCAATAAGAGAGCACTCACCAGTGCAAGAGGTGATAGTCTCGTAGACAGTTCgcttgggcttggaagaggattgagcagcagccagagTGAGGAAAGCAACGGAGGCGATAGAGAACTGCATTTTGTCTTTGGTTAGCGAGTGTGGTGAACGAACGAGtgtgatgatgaagaagaggaggttAGGAGGAAAGGGCCTACAGTTGTATATAGGTACTATCGCGGTAACGCGACGCAAGGAACAAAGACGTTAGTGTCCTACTGCAAGTAGCTGTTTTCAATTGGCTTGGGTACAGTTGAGACAAAGGACTATCATGCAGGACGCCACAAGGAGACCAGGTGTATTTTGTTTTACGTTGGGTGGAGATTGTCCTTGGACGCTGGGTAAGCTCTTTAGGCTGTTGAGAGTATTGAAAACACCTCTCTGGGGGGACTAAAATACCCATATGATGTCCGGTTTGCCTTGACAGACAACCCAGAATATGTTTTCCATGCCTAGACCGACTTCTCGCTACTGGACTTGGCAGATGTTAGAGTTACAAAGGTAGCAGGGCTGAAAGGCACAATGGGGGAGTGTACAGAAGGAATGTACGACAACCTTCGAGGAGATTAGGTGACAGAAAGGAGAGAAGATCGCCCAAAGGAGACACGACGCGGTCGTGCGAAGAGCTACAGGACATTGGAATGTGATACCGAGCTCGCCCACGTGCTTTTTTGTTCTGGTGTGGTCTGTGAGCCCATTTTAGGACCTGCCATCTGCTTGGTTTCACGCCTCTGCATCTACTTTTAGCTACAAGATGGGTTTCACCCAATACGAAAAAAACTTGAGTTTGACTTCCTGTCGAAAAACCAGAGCACAAGGAACTACAGTAAATTGAACGGCCAGGGGATCTTTTGGAGGTTGACCCTCGGCAACTTTCAGAACCGGCCGCTGCGGTTACTTTTTATTTTGAGTGCAGCGCGACACCTGTATTATGAGTCGTACGCGCAATGAGAACGAGCTGAAGATCTGGTTGCTTCTGTAAATGTGGCCAAGAATGTGCCAAGCATGCGCCTGTTCAAATAGGCATGCCTTCTGGGAACGTAGTTATATCCAAGAACTGATGACCCATATTTCACTCACTGTGATACTATGGAACAAATATCAGCCGTGTGGCG
This genomic interval from Yarrowia lipolytica chromosome 1E, complete sequence contains the following:
- a CDS encoding uncharacterized protein (Compare to YALI0E03938g, no similarity); amino-acid sequence: MQFSIASVAFLTLAAAQSSSKPKRTVYETITSCTGECSLIAEPTFGLLGKNHTGFGNATATGVANSTVPAVSSTPVVVNSTKSFVNTTVGPSSSVASTTKAVSNVTITSASGSASEASATVASASEAVPTTAGSATAEKANMGALNTVGAVVVGAAVMAALL